The sequence TTTCTATGAACATGGCACCTGTGGTAACAGCATATAAAAAACCACTGCAAGCAGCACTCATATCAAAGCCCCAGGCATTGGTAGCTCCAATTTTATCGGCTATAATATTGGCCGTTGCTGGAAATACCATATCAGGCGTTACGGTAGCGCAGATTATGCAATCGATATCTGTTGCTTCCATATTTTTTTTGCGCAATACTTCTTCAATGGCTTTAACCGCCATATCACTACTCGCTTTACCCGGCTCTTTTAGGATTCTTCTTTCTTCAATTCCAGTTCTTGTTCTAATCCATTCATCATTGGTATCTACCATTTTCTCTAGGTCGAAATTGGTCAGTTTTGTTTCGGGAACATATCCGCCTACTGCGGTAATTGCTGCACTAATTTTATTCATGTAATAAGAGGGTTATATAAAAGGTTGAAGGTACAGCTAATTGCTTTCTTTTTGCTATTTTCGTCTTCATTTATGATAGCATTTGTAAGAGGTCATTTTGCAGTTAAAACCCCAGCCCGCGTAGTAGTAGACGTGAATGGGGTAGGTTATGATCTTCAGATCAGCCTGAATACTTTCTCTGCTATCAGCAATCAGGAGAGCGGCCAGCTCTTTACCTATCTGCATATTACCGAAAATGCCCATACACTTTTTGGTTTTGCCGACCTGGCCGAAAAAGACTTGTTTTTGCAACTGATTAGTGTTTCAGGCGTTGGTGCTTCTACTGCAAGAATGATGCTATCGGGTATGAAGCCCGAAGAAATTACCCGTGCCATTGTGCAGGGCAATACCAAACAGCTGGAAGGCATCAAAGGAATTGGTAAAAAATCGGCAGAAAGACTGATTGTAGAGCTGCGCGATAAACTGGCTAAACAGCATAATGAAAATATTTTACCCGGATTTGTTACCCCTCAAATGGATTCGGATGCAATAAATGCCTTAATTTCATTAGGCATTGGAAGAGTGATGGCAGAACAAGCCGTTAAAAAGACCATGCAAACCACCCCCGAAAGCAGTTCATTAGAAGAAATTATTAAACAAGCACTCAAAAACCTCTAGCCATCGAATTGAGCTTTACCTAACCAAGCGGGACTGTTGTTGAATTATTCCGGAAGACTATTAGCATTACTATTGACCATTTTGTGGTATCTGCCCTCTTTTGCCCAAACGAAAGATACGTTGCGCTATCCCATTACAGACCGTCGTGGAGATGCTTTTAGTAACCCTAGTAAAAATCCTTTTGATATTCGAGATACCGGATTAATTAAAAGGAAAACAGAGTACGATCCCAAAACAAAGTCCTTTTACATTTCAGAAAAAATTGGAAACAGCTGGTATCGCAAACCAACCGTGCTGGGTTTTGATGAATTGATGAAACTGGAAAGCAAAAAAGCGGAGAGCGATTATTTTAAAAAGAGAGCAGATGCTTTGTTTCTTTTAAATCAAAAATCCAAAAGACCGGCTTTTCAAACCTATCCCAAATTATTTGATCGCATATTTGGATTAACCGGACAGAATTTAAAAGTAGATATCAGGCCTGCAGGGGAAGTGAATGTAATGGCAGGTTATCAGGGGCAGAATATCAAGAATCCAACTTTACCGGAAAGAGCAAGAAAGAATGGTGGTTTTGATTTTGACATGAATGCCAATCTCAACCTGAATGCAAATATTGGAGATAAGCTTCGCTTTCCTATCAACTACAATACGCTTACCAATCTTGGTTTCGACAATCAATTGAAACTAGATTACAAGGGAATGGATGATGAAATTATCAAGAGCATTGAAGCTGGTAATATCTCTTTTCAATCTAAGGGTACATTAATACCTAGTACACAGAATTTATTCGGGGTAAAAGCACAATTGCAATTTGGAAAACTATTTGTTACCGGTGCATTGGCCAATCAGCGGTCTGCCCGTCAAAGCCTAAACTTACAAGGTGGGGCAGCATTACAATCCTTCCAGAAAAAACTAGATGACTACGAAGAAAACCGACACTTCTTATTGGGAAAATATTTCCGCGATAACTTTAACAAGACCATGCGCAGTTTGCCTGTTGT is a genomic window of Sediminibacterium sp. TEGAF015 containing:
- the ruvA gene encoding Holliday junction branch migration protein RuvA, whose product is MIAFVRGHFAVKTPARVVVDVNGVGYDLQISLNTFSAISNQESGQLFTYLHITENAHTLFGFADLAEKDLFLQLISVSGVGASTARMMLSGMKPEEITRAIVQGNTKQLEGIKGIGKKSAERLIVELRDKLAKQHNENILPGFVTPQMDSDAINALISLGIGRVMAEQAVKKTMQTTPESSSLEEIIKQALKNL